ATGCACGGCGTGGAGGTGGCCGAACTGCGCCTGCCGCACGGCGCCGCCGTGACGCTCATCGTGCGCGGCGGCGAGTCCTTCGTCCCGCTGCCGACGACGATATTGCAGCGGGGGGACGAGCTCCTCGTGGTCGCCACGGACCCCGTCCGGGACGCGACCGAGAGCCGGCTGCGGGCGGTCGGGCACGGCGGCAAGCTGGCCGGGTGGCTGGGCACGGACGGGGCGAGCCGCTGAGCAGCGTTGTGCGCTGTTTGTGTTTGTAAGGTGAGCGGGTTTCTGGTGCTCCCTTTCACAGGCGCACCAGCACTCGACCCCTGTACGATGAAGGCCTACCCAGATCGAACCACCTCTGCCTGACGCAGAGCTGGCGCGACCGTATGGCGGTCGGGTCGCCCCTCCTCACCGGGCCCCGGCATCTACCGCAGTTCCGCGCAAGAGGACAGCTCTCGGCGCCGCCCGCTCACCGGGCCGCGCTACCAGGCGGCAGAAAGGCACGGGCCGTGGCGTCCACGGTCACCTCGAAGAAGTCGAAGAACTCGATGACCTCGAAGAACTCGACGGCTTCCGCCCGCCCGGGATACGGCCGGCTGCTGCGCACCCGCGGCGCCTGGACGTTCCTGCTCCCCGGTTTCGCGGCGCGCCAGCCGTTCGCGATGCTGACGATCTCCATCGTGCTGCTCGTGCAGCACACCACCGGCTCCTACGGGGCTGCGGGCGCGGCCGCCGCCGTCACCGGCGTCTCCATGGCCCTGTTCGCGCCCTACAGCGGCCGTCTCGCCGACCGGTACGGCCAGCGCGCCGTGCTGATCCCCGGGGTGCTGCTGCACGCGCTGTCCGGGCTGACCCTGACCGCGCTCGCGCTGTTCGACGCCCCCTTGTGGGCCGTGTTCGTCGCGGCCGTCCCGACCGGCGCCTCGGTGCCGCAGATCGGGCCCATGGTGCGGGCCCGCTGGGGCGTCACACTCAAGGACTCGCCGCTGATGACCACCGCGGCGGCCTTCGAGTCCGTCACGGACGAGCTGACCTTCGTCGTCGGACCGCTACTGGCCACCGCCCTGTGCACGGCCGTCGACCCGGCCGCCGGCCTGGTGACGGAGGCCTCGCTGACCCTGATCGGCGGCCTTCTGTTCGCCGCGCAGAAGAACACCCAGCCCTCGGTGTCGGGCAGCGGGCACGCGCGCGTGGAGCGCGCTTCCGCGCTGCGCGTCCCCGGGGTGCGCGTCCTGATCGTGGTCTTCCTCGGCATCGGCTCCGTCTTCGGCGGGATGCAGGTCTCGCTGGCCGCGTTCACCGAGTCGATCGGCGAGCCGGGCCTGAACGGCGTCCTGTACGGCGTCTTCGCCGCGGGCAACATGCTCTCCGGCGTCGTCTGCGGCGCGATCGCCTGGAAGACGGCCCCGCAGCGGCGCCTGGTCGTCGGCTACACGGCGCTCGCCCTCACCGCGTCCGGCCTGTGGGCCGCCCACTCGGTGCTGGTCCTCGCCGGCCTCGGCCTCCTGGTCGGCATGTGCATCGCGCCCGCTCTGATCACCGGCTACACCCTGGTCGAGAGCCTGGTCCCGGCCGGCGCCCGCACCGAGGCCTTCACCTGGCTGACCGGAGCGGTGGCGCTGGGCCAGGCCGCCGCCGTCACGGTCGCCGGACAGTTGGAGGACCGCTTCTGGGACGGCGCCGGTTTCCTGGTGCCGATGGGCGGCACGGTGCTCGCCCTGGCGACCCTCCTGGCCCTGCGTTCCCGGCTGTCCCCGAAGGCCCAGGGGCGGACCGTCGCACGTGGCGTGGGTCACCGCGTCCCGGTGGCAGTGGACTGAACGGCCGGAATACGTCAAGATGGACCGTCGTTAGCACTCATCGAGTGAGAGTGCCAGGAGGAAGACAGTGCCCACCTACCAGTACCAGTGCACCGAGTGCGGCGAGGGCCTCGAGGCGGTGCAGAAGTTCACCGACGACGCCCTGACCGAGTGCCCCAGCTGCCAGGGCCGCCTGAAGAAGGTGTTCTCGGCGGTCGGCATTGTCTTCAAGGGCTCCGGCTTCTACCGGAACGACAGCCGCGGCTCCTCGTCGAGCAGCTCGCCGGCGCCGAAGTCGTCGAGTTCTTCCTCCTCGTCGTCCTCCTCCGACTCCGGCTCGTCGAGTTCGTCGAGCTCCTCGACGAGCTCCAGCAGCTCGGCCGGCAGCACCACCGCCGCGTAGACCCACCGCTTACGGGACCCTGTCGTCGTCCGGCGACGGGGTCCTCGGTGTCTGCGCGTGCGGTTAGGGTCGGGGGCATGGCGAACAAGGCGAACGCCGGGATCGGCGTGATCGGCGGCTCCGGCTTCTACTCCTTCCTCGACGACGTGACCGAGGTCCAGGTGGACACCCCCTACGGGCCGCCCAGCGACTCCCTCTTCCTCGGCGAGGTCGCCGGCCGGCGGGTCGCCTTCCTTCCCCGGCACGGACGGGGCCACCACCTGCCTCCGCACCGGATCAACTACCGGGCCAACCTGTGGGCGCTGCGGTCGGTCGGCGTGCGCCAGGTGCTCGCCCCCTGCGCGGTGGGCGGTCTGCGTCCCGAGTACGGGCCGGGCACGCTGCTGGTGCCGGACCAGCTGGTCGACCGCACGAAGTCCCGGGCGGGCACGTACTTCGACGGGCTGCCGCTGCCCGACGGGTCGGTGCCGAACGTGGTGCACGTGTCGCTGGCCGACCCCTACTGCCCCGCCGGGCGGGCCGTCGCGCTGAAGGCGGCGCGCGGCCGGGACTGGGAGCCGGTGGACGGCGGCACGCTGGTCGTGGTCGAGGGGCCGCGCTTCTCGACCCGTGCCGAATCGTTGTGGCACCAGGCGCAGGGCTGGTCGGTGGTGGGCATGACCGGCCATCCCGAGGCGGCGCTCGCCCGTGAGCTGGAGCTCTGCTACACGTCCCTGACCCTGGTCACCGACCTGGACGCGGGGGCCGAGACCGGGGAGGGCGTCTCGCACGACGAGGTGCTGCGGGTGTTCGCGGCGAACGTCGACCGCTTGCGGGGGGTGCTGTTCGACGCGGTGGCCGGGCTGCCGGAGGAGGACGAGAGGGGCTGTCTGTGCGTGAACGCGCTGGGTGGGATGGATCCGGGGTTCGCGTTGCCGTAGGCCGTTGCCGGACAGACTCGGCCGAGCCGGGCAAGGACCGGAAGTCGCCGTTCGGGTGAGGGAGTTGTCCACAGGGCGGCGGTACGTCCACAGGCCTGAGCGGGCGGGGCGGCGAAGCCTCATCGTGGGGAGCGCAAGCCGGTCCCTCGTCGCAGGTGGTGGTCTCCGTGTCCCTCGCTCGGTCCTCGTACGTGCCTTCGTCCCCCTCGTGGTCCGTCCCCGCCTGCCCGCCCGGGCCGGAGGTGCCCGCGACCCGCGAGGTGCCGCGATTCGACCCGGTACGGGTGGGCGGGCGCTGCCGGTCCGGCCGGCTGGTCCGGCACCGGCGCAGAGCGCTGGCCGTCGGGCTCGCGGTCACCGCGACCGCACTCGTGGCGGCCGGGCCGCGTGACGCCGAGGGAGCCCGCGGTCATCCCCGGCCCCGGCCGCCCGCGCACGCGGCCTCGGTG
This genomic stretch from Streptomyces sp. Go-475 harbors:
- a CDS encoding MFS transporter — translated: MASTVTSKKSKNSMTSKNSTASARPGYGRLLRTRGAWTFLLPGFAARQPFAMLTISIVLLVQHTTGSYGAAGAAAAVTGVSMALFAPYSGRLADRYGQRAVLIPGVLLHALSGLTLTALALFDAPLWAVFVAAVPTGASVPQIGPMVRARWGVTLKDSPLMTTAAAFESVTDELTFVVGPLLATALCTAVDPAAGLVTEASLTLIGGLLFAAQKNTQPSVSGSGHARVERASALRVPGVRVLIVVFLGIGSVFGGMQVSLAAFTESIGEPGLNGVLYGVFAAGNMLSGVVCGAIAWKTAPQRRLVVGYTALALTASGLWAAHSVLVLAGLGLLVGMCIAPALITGYTLVESLVPAGARTEAFTWLTGAVALGQAAAVTVAGQLEDRFWDGAGFLVPMGGTVLALATLLALRSRLSPKAQGRTVARGVGHRVPVAVD
- a CDS encoding FmdB family zinc ribbon protein codes for the protein MPTYQYQCTECGEGLEAVQKFTDDALTECPSCQGRLKKVFSAVGIVFKGSGFYRNDSRGSSSSSSPAPKSSSSSSSSSSSDSGSSSSSSSSTSSSSSAGSTTAA
- a CDS encoding S-methyl-5'-thioadenosine phosphorylase; translated protein: MANKANAGIGVIGGSGFYSFLDDVTEVQVDTPYGPPSDSLFLGEVAGRRVAFLPRHGRGHHLPPHRINYRANLWALRSVGVRQVLAPCAVGGLRPEYGPGTLLVPDQLVDRTKSRAGTYFDGLPLPDGSVPNVVHVSLADPYCPAGRAVALKAARGRDWEPVDGGTLVVVEGPRFSTRAESLWHQAQGWSVVGMTGHPEAALARELELCYTSLTLVTDLDAGAETGEGVSHDEVLRVFAANVDRLRGVLFDAVAGLPEEDERGCLCVNALGGMDPGFALP